The window ATCTCAATTTTGTGAAGTCTTTGTGAAGTTACGGCCTATAAAATAGAGGCTATCATCTATCCAAATCTTCTAACTGACTCTTTAGATAGATAAAGCCTCTATGCACAAAGCATTCCCTATGATACACCCGATAAACCTTACCATCTATGGCCATTAAGTCTACTAGCCAGATAAAACAGGCAAACTAACCTTTGACACCTGATAATGCAATACCCTCAATAAACTGACGTTGAGCAATAATGTATACAATAATAATCGGTATTAGTGCCAACGTAGCACCAGCCATTTGGATTGCAAAATTATCAGCGTATTCTGCTTTAAACGTAGCAATGCCAACGGCTAGCAGTTGTCTTGCATTATCATTAATATAGATCAATGGTCCAAAATAAGCATTCCATCCCCATGTGAATGATAAGACTGTTAAAGCTGTTAGTGAAGGCTTAGCCAAAGGTAATACAACTTTAAAAAATGTACCATACGCATTGCTTCCGTCAATTTTTGATGCTTCAATAAGGTCGTTAGGAATGGACATAAAAAACTGCCGCATTAAAAAAATTGAAAAAGCATTATAAGCCCAGGGCATGGTCACTGTCAAATGGGAATTAATCCATCCAAAGCTTTTAAACATCATAAACTGCGGAATGATACGTACCTGTATAGGAATCATCATGGTCGAAATAAAAAGGAAAAAGATAATGTCTTTACCTTTGAAATTTAATTTTGCAAAAGCATAGCCTGACATAGCACTTATACTCAAAACAAGAAACACGACGACTATGGTGGTTTTAGCCGTATTGAGATACCATGCAGCATAAGGAAACTCTGTGATAGCTGTTATATAGTTTTGAGGATTAAAGTATGAAGGAATCCACTCCATGGGCATTTTAAAAACGTCACTTTCATACTTAAACGATGATGAAACCATCCATAATACAGGTAGAATCATCGCTATACCAATTAGGAAAAGAATAATAGATATACTGGTTTTACGCATTGTGAATCGCATTGATTGATACCTCCTCTAATAATTGACCCATTTTTTTTGTCCAAGCCATTGAAGACCTGTTATGCAAATAACAACAAAGAAAAATACCCAAGATACAGCTGATGCATATCCCATAATGAACCGTTTAAATGCTGTATCATAGATATGATACACAACGGTTACGGTAGAGGTACCTGGTCCACCTTGAGTCATCACGTTAATCTCTGCAAATACTTGAAAAGATGCAATAACAGATGTTACGGCCAAGAAGAATGTTGTCGGTGAAACAAGAGGTACTGTAATATGTCGAAACTGTTGATATTTATTAGCACCGTCTATGGACGCTGCTTCATAATAACTTCTTGATATACCCTGTAGACCAGCTAAGAAAATCACCACACAATAGCCCATATTCTTCCATATCCAAAATAAAGCTACCGTTGGCAGGGCCCACTTGACACTGGCTATCCAACCTGGGGGATCAGCTATACCAACTAGTTTTAATAGGCCGTTAACAGGTCCAAATTCTGGATGAAAGAGGGCAGAGAATACAACTGCCGCAGCTGTTATGGTGGCTATATAAGGCATGAAATACATGGCTCTTATCATACCACGCCCATATATTTTTTGATTGAGTAGTGCTGCTAGAAGTAGTGAAATGATAAGAAGCAAGGGGACTGCCATTACCATGAATTTTAGATTGTTCATAATGGCAGCTCTAAAATACTCATTCTCAAATACAGCTTTATAATTTTCAAGGCCAACGAAGGTTGAACCCGATAACCCTTTAAACATGTTCCAATCCATAACACTTAAAAAAAGGGAATGGAGAAGCGGGTATGCCATAAAGAGACCAAAACCAATAATGGATGGTAGGATAAAGGAATATCCTACTGCATTTTCTTTTATATGTTTCATTCTATTTCGTTTAACCATATCACGATTCCTTTCAAAAATAACGTGTACTCATAAAGCACACGTTATAAAAACTTGCTTGTTTATTGCTATTTCACAAGAATTTTATCCATTCTTTCCTTTATATTTTTTATGGTTGTTTCTAAGTCTTGCTCTTTAACAAAGTATTTCTCAGATTCTTCTTTAATCACTTGGTCATAGTCTACATTGTTCTTTCCCATGATCTTTTCTACAGCAAAAACAGTATCTGGATTAGCAAATGTTTTTTTAAGTAAATCAATGGTAATCTGATCTTCCACTAATATTTCTTCCGCTTTAACATAGAGATTGGGTGATTCCTCTAACTTGTAAGACGCAGGGTCAGAGATGGCATGTTTGGCACCAAGTCTCGCCAGTTCTATGGCTACTTTCATGGCTTCTTCTGGATGGGTGGAAGTCACTGGAATGCCGTAACCTCTTGTATCTCCCCATGTTTTAGGCACTGTTCCTGCATCAACTGGCATAGGTGCTATACCCAGTTTCCAATCTCTTGGATAGGTCTCTTTATCCATGGACCAGTTCAAGACCCATGAACCAGAAACCATCATACCATATTGTCCGTTCATAAAAGCTTGGGGTGACGTTTTTGAAACCACCATATCCGCATGGGTGGGTATACTTTTATCCACATGCATCATCTTATATGTTCTTTCCAGAGCTTTTGCAAATATAGGTTCCTCGATATTGGATAAACCTTCAGGGTCATAGAATTTATCACCGCCGCCAAGAGCCATAATAGCCTCACCATACCAGAAAATTGGCCATAACATATGTAATGCACCATACGTTTTATTAGAGCTTTCTCCCATGGTTAACTTTGCTGCAAGGGCAGCATATTCATCCCAGGTCATGGGTACATCTGTATCTGGATAGTCCATGCCAGCTTTATCAAAAACAGCTTTATTATAGTAGAGTACCCATGATGATCTTCTCTGTGGCACAATAAATATGTCGTCGCCTATTTTCGCATTTGCAGCATGAGAACCAAAGGCTTCTTCAAAATCAATACCCATTTTATCTGCCAAATCATCCATGGGTATGATTGTTCCTGCTTCTGCATACCTTGTACGGTTAATGGAATTAAAGACGCCAATAATATCCATTTGCTCTCCACTGGCCACGGCAATGGGCATCTTAGTATCATAATCCGCATCATCTTCCAGAATCACAAACTCCATATGGCTGAATTCCTCCAATGTTTGAATCTCATCAAGAGCTGCCACAACACTTGGGTCGCTTAAAAAACCCCCAAGGTTAAGAACCATTTTAATAGGTTCTTTTTTTTCTGGCTTATTATTATTTTCGGATTGACTTACCTCATTGTCTTTATCCTTTGCAGGTGATGATTCTTGTGTTTGACTACAACCTGCAATTGTCCCCAACATAACGGTTAAAGCTAACATGAAAGCAATCATTTTTTTCATTTTTTTTCTCCTTTTTGTCCTATTATTGTTATAACCATGTCATCTAGCAGATAACAATAACAGTATACCTATTCTTCCCAAGAAAACACATGCAGAAATGTAAGAATTCATAAACGAAAAAATAGTCCTTTTATACTTGAAAAGTACATAAAATATTTTTGTGCACTTCCTCATGGCAGCATGCCTGAATCATTCCTATATTGACTAGGGGTTACACCTGTTTTTTGCTTAAAAAGCCGACTGAAATAATGTTCATTATCATAGCCAATATGGTCAGCTATCTCCACAATATGAAGATTGGTTTCTTTCAATAATACCTTTGCTCGATTTATTTTTAAGCCGATTAAATACTCTTTTATGGTCTCCCCTGTTTCTTTTTTAAACAGCATACTCAGGTACGCACTGGTTACACCAAACCTTTCTTGAAAGTCTTTAATCACAATCGTTTCTTTATAATGTGCCATTAAATATTTTTTCACAGATCGCACAAGGTGATTATCATCCATATCTAAAAAAGTCTCCGCAAGTTTGTCCTTTAACTTAACTAAAAATGCGATAAAGTGCTTTTTCCTTTTAAATCCTTCGTTTATTAACCTTTGCTCTTCTTCACCATTCCAAAACTCATCCTTTATAAAACCATAATGACTCATGTATTTATTGAAAATATAGATAATAGAAGACGTCACATGTCGAACTTGGCTGAGTTCCATGTATTTGGTTTTGGAGATAAACATGATTAAATCGTTAAATACTTCTTCAAATCTCTCTCTATTTAAAGCTTGAAGTGTGCTTTCAATTTGACGAATATACGATTGAAAGGACTGATAATCTACATAATTACGATTCATCAGTATTTGCTCATAATAAACAACACCATCTTCATTTGCATAACTCTTCAGACTATATGCTTGGCATACTTCAAGATAGGCCAAGGATATATCATCTGTCTTTTTGTGAAACTGGCTGACAAAAATCTGTATATCTTGATTAAAATATTGTTTCATAATGTAATGAATACGCTGAGAGAGTCTCTGAATAGCTTGTATAAGTTCTGCTGTGCTTTTTCCTTTAAAATTACATAGTATACTCAACTCATCATAAGCTGTATCCGTTACATAGGTATATTTACTATCTTTTAAAGCGCTTTCAATGACTTGACGCATCCTGTCATCCCCTAAAAGCCCTTCCATGTTATCCACTTTAAACATCATCACACTGTAGTTTTCATAAGGCAGAATAAGACGATACTGATTTAATTCTTTTGAACATGTCTCTTTAACATGCCTTCTTCCATATAACAGTTGTTTTAGAAACTCCTTTTTTGCATTAATCAAAACTCCTTTTTCATAGACCCTACTGTTTTCATTCCTTTTTTTACGCCCAATGACTTCTTTTGCTTTATGTAATAAAGCAACAAGCTTTTCTTTTTCCATATCCAATTTCAACACATAATCCATGGCACCTAATTTCAATGCTTCACGAACATAAGCATAGTCATCAAATGCACTCAATACGATGAACTCACAGTCAAATCCTTCTTTTATCACTTGCTGAATCAATTGAATGCCTGACATGACGGGCATTTTTATATCTGTAATGATCAGGTCAATATCCCCATTTCTGATAAGGTTAATGGCTTCCCTACCATTTGCCACATGGTCAATGAGGTTAAAACCATGCTGTGACCAGTCAATAAGATTGACGATACCAAGACGTGATAATATTTCGTCATCAACTACTATAACATTAAGCATCTTCGACCTCCCTCATAGGGTCATCTAAGGACCATGGCATTTTAACCGTAAATGTTGTTCCTTTATGGATTTCACTTTTTACCAAGAGATGATATGTTTCTCCATAAAGCAGTAATAAACGGTCATTGACATTTTTGATACCAATATTGTTCAAGCCCTCTTTATGTGCAGCATGCATACCCTGTTCTAACATATGCTGTAATCTATCCTCATGGATACCAACGCCGTCATCCGATATATCTATGAACAAATCCCCTTCTTTGCGATAACTCTTAATGGTGACAATCCCTTGTCCCTCTTTTGGTGCGATACCATGGAAGATAGCATTTTCAACAAGGGGTTGTAGAATATACTTGGGAATTAAAGCTCTCATATGTTCTTCCTCCACATCATATACCATATGAAATTTCCCATTGTACCTTGCTTGTAAAATGATGGCAAAAGCCTGTATCACATCCATCTCATTAGCTAAGGTAACCATCTGGTCTGAATTACTGGTTTTCTTAAGGAGAACCCATAAAGCATCCACCATTTTGATGATGTTTTCTGCTTTTTGTATGGATGCTAACCATTTTAGTGTGTTTAATGAGTTATACATAAAATGAGGATTAATCTGAGCTTGCAATGCCTTGTATTCGGCATAATTCATTGCTTTTGTATGAGCAATTTCTCGTTCAAGATGATCTTGAATACGGATTGTCATCATATTAAATCGTTGGGTTAACTCGCCAATTTCATCACCGCTTATATGATTAACACTCACATTAAAGTCTCCCTCTGTGACGTCACTGACCGCATGAATGAGTTTCTTAATGGGCTTAACAAATTTCGATGACATGATGATAATAACGCCAACGGCTAATAGAAGACTTATACCTGTCATGATGATAATTCTTCTGATGATCTCACTACTATCATCAACAATGTAGCTTTCTGGTGTTTCACTCGTTACTTTCCAAGGATAACTGGTCAACATACCCTCCACTTTGATGACCTCTGCTGACTCTTTACTCAATACGGAGCCAATTTCTAAGGCTTCATCACTGTACAATACTCTATTTTTATCATCTACCAAATTGAGTTTGGTATCTGTCAGTAATCGCTCTCGACCAAAGATTTTGCTAAAATAATCGGCATCCAATTCAAAATACATTTTGCCTAGTAGGTTACCGTTAAAATCGAGTAATAACCGAATAAAGTAAAGGACTTCATCCGTTTGTTCCAAACGATTTAAGCTCTTTCCCACACCCATATATTTTAATTGTCCAGGTTCAATGGTTAGCCCTTTAAATAATTGATTCATTTTATTCTGTTGAAAATACGTTTTATCCACACTATACCAAAATTTTTCTCCATTAACCCCTTCAATGTAAATAAGGCTGGTGGCATCAAATGCTTCGTCAACGCTTAATGAAAAGAAAAGATTGGTTACCATGAGATCATCTTTCATTCTTTGGTAAGTCTCATCCTCGTTGTATAGGGTCCCAATACGGTGATGGAGAGGTTCATAGAAGCCAATAAAACTATAGGTGGTTGATAATTGCTGCATTTCTCGATCTGTCATTTCCAATAAGTAATCCAGATTTTCTTTTGTCAGCTCTTTATACTTGTTGATGATAATGGACTTTGAAATAAAGTAAGAACTAAAACTTAGAGCAATAGAAAGGATAAAAAACAGTGTGAAAAAGGCTAAACAATATTTACTTTGCAATTTCATGGATACACCTCCTACACACCATTATAATCGATATACCTTTAGTATCCAATTTTCATAACTTTCATTTTAGCATATAGCACGAAGGGAATGAATGCAGTAAATGATGAATTACTTCCTATTTATACACTATAAAAACCAGTGCATCCGACGGAATCACTGGCTCCTTTAATAAGGTATTTGTTATAACTGATGGGATTTAAATATTCCTTCTAACTCATCATTGTCTAAAGTATCCATAACAGATACGCTGACATCTTCCTTTGTCATATGTTGCTTGTCTAAGTATTCTTCTAATAATGATCTGCCTTTATCATCATTATATACCGTGCACAGTACATTTCCTTTCTTGTCACTAACAAATATATAATTTTCATTAATCAGTAAATCTTCTAGACCACTTGTAATGGTATTAAAATTAATTAAGAGATTGTCAATAAGGTTCAAATCGTCACATCCTTAGATTTCTATACATATATTGATTCTCACAACATGATGTTCTATAGATAGGATGTGTTATCTCACATAAAAATATTCTTTTTATCCACATGAAGCACCTGAAAAATCTAACGTTTCTCACATCTTCTATTCCAAATATAGCCTAAACCCCGAACAGTCTTAATCACACTGGGTTGTGCGGGGTTGTCTTCAATCTTTGAACGTATGCGTTTCATGTTAACGGCAATGGCATTCTCATCCACATAATTCTCATCCATGTCCCAAACAAAATGGAGGATTTGTTCCTTCGTCACAATAGTCTGGGCATGGTTCATGAGTAATTTTAATAATTTATATTCTGTGATGGATATCGGTATGTGTACATTATCTTTGGTTAACCGTATTTCATTAAGCCAAAAACAGATATTACCAGATGTCAGCGTGGCATAATCCTTTTTGTCCAATCGCCTAAAAATGGCATTCATCCGTGATATAAGGATACTCAATTGAAAAGGCTTGGTGATGTAATCATCGCCACCCATATCAAGCCCTGTTACCACATTAATCTCTTCACTAAGACCACTTAGAAAGATAATGGGCAGGTCACTCTTGTGTCTAATATATTGGCAGATTTCATACCCTGTACCGTCAGGTAAATCAATATCTAAGATAGCCATATCGTAGACATGGTGTGTAATGGCTTCTTTTGCTGAAGCCACATCTCTACATATTGTTACAAGGTATTTGTTACTCTTTAAAGCCACTTCCATGCCGTAGGCTAACGCTTTATCATCTTCTACCAATAATATTTTTTTCATCCTCATATAACCTCATTCCATTAATTATACCCTATCATCCATCTTTCACTTGAACGATGGTCATATACTCGCCTTACTTGATGATAGCATTACTCACCATTCCAATCAATAGTATCTGGAGAATTCATCTGGTTATTCAAAACTATGACTTCCCTCATACCCTGATTATTACCAGTATATCACACGTATCTGACAGTAGCATGACAGCCAAGATGACAGTTTTGTCATTATGCTTGATTTAGGTTACATCATAAAAGGTACAATATGAAACAGTAACTAACATACGTAACAAAAGATTAATCTAACGCAATCTCCTTTAAGTTAGATTAATCTTCTATTTTTCTTAAACCCTAAAAAATATTTTTATTAACACCATATAAATCATGATAATGATAACAGCAAAAGGCAGTACCGTGGTCAATGCAGCTATAATGATAGCTGTCGTATCGCCTTTTTCTAATTTTACACCATTTAGATAGCGTTCTTTGTTTTTATGGGACTGTTTAACATCCGTTAGTCCTCTTTTCATTTATCCGATTTCAGCTCCTTTATAATGACATGCTACAAATCTTCCTTTTGATATTTCTTCCCACTGAGGTGTCTCTTTGGCACATTTTTCTGTTGCGATAGGACAACGGGTATGAAATTTACACCCTGATGGTGGTGTTACATTGGATGGAATGTCACCTTCAAGAACAATCTTCTTTTTATTTTTTATAATATCAAGATCTGTTACTGGAATAGCCGATAATAAGGATTTGGTATAGGGATGCTGTGGGTCGTTGTATATCTCATCTTTTGAAGCCAGTTCCACAAAATCACCTAAATACATGACACATATGCGGTCACTAATATGTTTAACCACACTCAGGTCATGGGATATAAACAGGTAGGCCATACCGTATTCTTTCTGAAGGTCATCTAACAGATTAATAATCTGAGATTGAATGGAAACATCAAGAGCGGATACGGCTTCGTCACATACGATGAACTTTGGTTTTACGGCTAAAGCACGAGCAATACCTATTCTCTGACGCTGACCACCAGAAAATTCATGAGGATATCGGTGAATCATATAGTGATCAAGGCCACAAGTTGCCATAATGTCCATCACATATTTTTCTAGTGCTTCTGATTTCTTCTTATACATACCATGTGCTACTAATGCTTCGCCAATAATTTGCCCCACCGTCATTCTTGGGTTAAGGGATGAGTACGGGTCTTGGAATATAAGTTGCATCTCTTTTCTAAGAGGTTTCATCTTCTTTACAGACCAATGGGTAATATCCATGTCTTTATATTTAATGGTACCATCTGTGGGTTTGTATAACTTAAGAATCGCTCGACCTATGGTGGATTTCCCACATCCTGATTCCCCCACTAGTCCTAAAGTTTCTCCTTCGTATATTTGTAAATTAACCCCGTCAACTGCTCTTACAGATAGAAGCTTATGCTGCTTATCTCTCTTCTCCGTAGCAAAATAGATTTTCAAACCTTGGGTTTCTACGATTATCTTATTCTTCATCTTACCTTCCTCATTTCTGGATAGAAACATCTGACATGATGACCTTCTTCCACCCGAATTAATTCTGGCATTTCCATGTGACATTTTTGTGTGGCATGCTTACAACGAGGTGCAAATCGACACCCTTTAGGTAAATTGAGAGGATGAGGTACACTACCTTCTATTTGATCCAATCTATCCACATTTTCCTCAAGCTTTGGTATGGAGTTTAA is drawn from Vallitalea pronyensis and contains these coding sequences:
- a CDS encoding carbohydrate ABC transporter permease, whose protein sequence is MRFTMRKTSISIILFLIGIAMILPVLWMVSSSFKYESDVFKMPMEWIPSYFNPQNYITAITEFPYAAWYLNTAKTTIVVVFLVLSISAMSGYAFAKLNFKGKDIIFFLFISTMMIPIQVRIIPQFMMFKSFGWINSHLTVTMPWAYNAFSIFLMRQFFMSIPNDLIEASKIDGSNAYGTFFKVVLPLAKPSLTALTVLSFTWGWNAYFGPLIYINDNARQLLAVGIATFKAEYADNFAIQMAGATLALIPIIIVYIIAQRQFIEGIALSGVKG
- a CDS encoding carbohydrate ABC transporter permease, which codes for MVKRNRMKHIKENAVGYSFILPSIIGFGLFMAYPLLHSLFLSVMDWNMFKGLSGSTFVGLENYKAVFENEYFRAAIMNNLKFMVMAVPLLLIISLLLAALLNQKIYGRGMIRAMYFMPYIATITAAAVVFSALFHPEFGPVNGLLKLVGIADPPGWIASVKWALPTVALFWIWKNMGYCVVIFLAGLQGISRSYYEAASIDGANKYQQFRHITVPLVSPTTFFLAVTSVIASFQVFAEINVMTQGGPGTSTVTVVYHIYDTAFKRFIMGYASAVSWVFFFVVICITGLQWLGQKKWVNY
- a CDS encoding ABC transporter substrate-binding protein — its product is MKKMIAFMLALTVMLGTIAGCSQTQESSPAKDKDNEVSQSENNNKPEKKEPIKMVLNLGGFLSDPSVVAALDEIQTLEEFSHMEFVILEDDADYDTKMPIAVASGEQMDIIGVFNSINRTRYAEAGTIIPMDDLADKMGIDFEEAFGSHAANAKIGDDIFIVPQRRSSWVLYYNKAVFDKAGMDYPDTDVPMTWDEYAALAAKLTMGESSNKTYGALHMLWPIFWYGEAIMALGGGDKFYDPEGLSNIEEPIFAKALERTYKMMHVDKSIPTHADMVVSKTSPQAFMNGQYGMMVSGSWVLNWSMDKETYPRDWKLGIAPMPVDAGTVPKTWGDTRGYGIPVTSTHPEEAMKVAIELARLGAKHAISDPASYKLEESPNLYVKAEEILVEDQITIDLLKKTFANPDTVFAVEKIMGKNNVDYDQVIKEESEKYFVKEQDLETTIKNIKERMDKILVK
- a CDS encoding response regulator — translated: MLNVIVVDDEILSRLGIVNLIDWSQHGFNLIDHVANGREAINLIRNGDIDLIITDIKMPVMSGIQLIQQVIKEGFDCEFIVLSAFDDYAYVREALKLGAMDYVLKLDMEKEKLVALLHKAKEVIGRKKRNENSRVYEKGVLINAKKEFLKQLLYGRRHVKETCSKELNQYRLILPYENYSVMMFKVDNMEGLLGDDRMRQVIESALKDSKYTYVTDTAYDELSILCNFKGKSTAELIQAIQRLSQRIHYIMKQYFNQDIQIFVSQFHKKTDDISLAYLEVCQAYSLKSYANEDGVVYYEQILMNRNYVDYQSFQSYIRQIESTLQALNRERFEEVFNDLIMFISKTKYMELSQVRHVTSSIIYIFNKYMSHYGFIKDEFWNGEEEQRLINEGFKRKKHFIAFLVKLKDKLAETFLDMDDNHLVRSVKKYLMAHYKETIVIKDFQERFGVTSAYLSMLFKKETGETIKEYLIGLKINRAKVLLKETNLHIVEIADHIGYDNEHYFSRLFKQKTGVTPSQYRNDSGMLP
- a CDS encoding sensor histidine kinase, encoding MKLQSKYCLAFFTLFFILSIALSFSSYFISKSIIINKYKELTKENLDYLLEMTDREMQQLSTTYSFIGFYEPLHHRIGTLYNEDETYQRMKDDLMVTNLFFSLSVDEAFDATSLIYIEGVNGEKFWYSVDKTYFQQNKMNQLFKGLTIEPGQLKYMGVGKSLNRLEQTDEVLYFIRLLLDFNGNLLGKMYFELDADYFSKIFGRERLLTDTKLNLVDDKNRVLYSDEALEIGSVLSKESAEVIKVEGMLTSYPWKVTSETPESYIVDDSSEIIRRIIIMTGISLLLAVGVIIIMSSKFVKPIKKLIHAVSDVTEGDFNVSVNHISGDEIGELTQRFNMMTIRIQDHLEREIAHTKAMNYAEYKALQAQINPHFMYNSLNTLKWLASIQKAENIIKMVDALWVLLKKTSNSDQMVTLANEMDVIQAFAIILQARYNGKFHMVYDVEEEHMRALIPKYILQPLVENAIFHGIAPKEGQGIVTIKSYRKEGDLFIDISDDGVGIHEDRLQHMLEQGMHAAHKEGLNNIGIKNVNDRLLLLYGETYHLLVKSEIHKGTTFTVKMPWSLDDPMREVEDA
- a CDS encoding response regulator transcription factor, which gives rise to MKKILLVEDDKALAYGMEVALKSNKYLVTICRDVASAKEAITHHVYDMAILDIDLPDGTGYEICQYIRHKSDLPIIFLSGLSEEINVVTGLDMGGDDYITKPFQLSILISRMNAIFRRLDKKDYATLTSGNICFWLNEIRLTKDNVHIPISITEYKLLKLLMNHAQTIVTKEQILHFVWDMDENYVDENAIAVNMKRIRSKIEDNPAQPSVIKTVRGLGYIWNRRCEKR
- a CDS encoding ABC transporter ATP-binding protein, translating into MKNKIIVETQGLKIYFATEKRDKQHKLLSVRAVDGVNLQIYEGETLGLVGESGCGKSTIGRAILKLYKPTDGTIKYKDMDITHWSVKKMKPLRKEMQLIFQDPYSSLNPRMTVGQIIGEALVAHGMYKKKSEALEKYVMDIMATCGLDHYMIHRYPHEFSGGQRQRIGIARALAVKPKFIVCDEAVSALDVSIQSQIINLLDDLQKEYGMAYLFISHDLSVVKHISDRICVMYLGDFVELASKDEIYNDPQHPYTKSLLSAIPVTDLDIIKNKKKIVLEGDIPSNVTPPSGCKFHTRCPIATEKCAKETPQWEEISKGRFVACHYKGAEIG